The DNA sequence CAGGAGACGCAGGCGCTTGTCTCGGAGCAGCTTAAATGTCGACAGCAAAGTGGACCAGAAAGGGGTCGCCCGCTTCTCGCTGTCACCTTCCGGCCCAGCATCTTTTACGGGTTCCAGAAACACGGCTGTGAGCAGGACTGCCAGGAAGCCGCACCCTGAAAGGACAGGGAGGGGACAGGCTGCCGTGCGGGGCTGCAGGGGCCCCGCACACGCACACGGGTTCCCCGCCTCGCCTTCTGGCCTCCAGCCCCGCTGGCTGcctctggggcttctctgccttcAGGGCCCACTCATCTCTCCTTCTCTGCTGGTAAACTCCTACGCATCCTTCAATACCCGGCTTGGGTACCACCTCCCCATCAGAGCTGCCCTAGAACCCAATTTCCCAAGGAGATGTAGCTACTTGTCAACTGACAACTTTGTTCAAAACACTCGTCCTCTCAAATTTTGATTAGTTGAATGCACATCTGGCCTCTAAGGTCACCAACAGCCAGGACCTCATCTGCCTGGTTTCTGGGCCCCACCTCTAGTGCTCACCCTGGTTTGCCAGCGTAAAGGGCCCCCTCGGCACCTCTGATGTGGAAGTGACTTTGAAACAGACCAGAGTGTTGGTGGTAGCAGATCTCTCCATGGAGATAAGCCGACTGTGCCCACGGCCTCCCGACCTTTGATTCCCAGTGGTGTCTGCACTCAGCCCCATAAAATCTGACTCTTATCAGACTCCTGGTCATTAAGGATACAATCCAAGGCCTTCACAGATTCCAGAATTCAAGAATGATAAAGAATATCCTTAAATTTTCTTCAAATGgacaccaaaaaaacaaaaacctaatcTAAAGCTATGCCCAAAGTAGTGGAGTCATTTAGAAATTTTTCATTCAAATAAGCATCTTAAGGATAAGAGATCaaggaaatcataaaggaaatcagccctgaatactcattggaaggactgatgctgaagctgaagctccaatactttggccacctgatgcaaagaactggctcattggaaaaggccttgatgctgggaaagactgaaggcaggagaagaaggggacgacagaggatgagatggttggatggcatcaccgactcaatggacatgagtttgagtaaactccaggagatgaagaaggacagggaagcctggcgtgctgcagcctgtggggtcgcaaggggtcggacacaactgagcggctgaacaacaaggATAAGAGCCATCACAGGGACTCACTCCCCTTGGGCAGCCATCTCTTCACAAACTTCCAGTCTTCAGCACCATCTGCTGTCCTGTGACCAGCAGTGGGAGCCACGAGGCTTCACAGATACCCAAGTGTGGGCAGTGGGAGACGCCCgcccagccccagcctctcaGAAGTCATTCAAGTATATGCTTCAGAAAAAGGTGATAAGCGCGAGATTTGGGACTTCCAAATCCAACCAGATGTAGTTGAAACGTGAAGTGTgacattcactcagtcgtgtctgactctgtgcgaccccatggactgtagcccaccaggctcctctgtccatggcattctccaggcaagaaccctggagtgggttgccatgccctcctccaggggatcttcctggcccagggattgagcctgggcctcccacattgcaggcggattcactgctgtctgagccaccagggaagccctacaagtATCCGATGCACCAAGGCCGTGGGCCACCTCGGTGCCACCAACAGGACGGCCACAGCCCCGAGTGGCCACTGAGCACTTGAACCGTGCCCGCTGTGACCTTGGAAGAGTCATCTGACTTTCGTTAATTAGAATTTCAATAAGCACATGTGATGACAGTGGGCCTGGACGGTGCAGACGCGGGGCTGGTTCCATCATCACACGAGACCTCCGACAGCAGAGGCTGCTGCCCCGGGTCTCATGTGGGAAAAGCCCCGGGCACCTGCAGCTGAACGCATTCTGAGGGGCGTGTGCAGATAAGCTCAGATCATCCGTGCCCTGGGAAGGCGGTCCTTTTGGCCCGGGAAGGCATTCGTCTTGCTTTGCCCGGGTTCCTGGGGCCGGCACGTACCCGTGTAGATGCCCATGAGCGTGTAGATGAGGTCCTGGGAGGGCCGCCTCGTGCTGTTGGTGGACGCCGCGGCCATCAGGCAGTCGCTGGCCCCACAGGTCTGCAGCTGCTCCTCCGGGACGGTCCCTGGGGAAGCAGAGAGGCAGGCTGAGGACGCGGGGTACTCGTAACAGGAGACGGGACACGCGGAAGGAGGCACTGGGGAGAGGAGTGTGGCCATGCGGAGCGTGAGACCCACCACGGGTCAGAGCCAACCACGGGGGCTGCTCCGCCCAGTGTCTCAGCCACGTCTCTCCTAGGAAATGTCTATATGCTTGATTTTAAGACACTCCGGACTCATGTGGAATAAATGCTCGCTTATGGTTATATTGCGTTGCTAACTTCATTGAAAATTTTCCACTTTTCAGAATGATAAATAGGGTACGTTAGACTGGGTGTCAGGCCCACTGGGTTCTCAGACTCATCTGTAAAGAGACCCGTCACCATGGGCGGGTTCATTCATATTCACTCTGAATGTTGCTTTCTTAGCCATTAAAAGAGAGACATGTGAGCGATCAGTGACTCTCAGTAGACCCACATCGAATCTCTGAAGAAAGGGGACACATGTCACAGACAAGCGTCCTCAGTGTTCCAGAGTTCCCATAATAGTGAGCTCAGTGCACGAGATGCCGCAGCACCCCTGTGACTGGGGAGGTGTCCAGCCCACGGACAAGGTGGCGGCGTGGAGGCTGGGGGCACAGGAAGGTGGAGACGCCTTGCAAGGCTCCCAACGTGCCTTCCAGCCCTCAAACTCTGTGTCCAGTGACCAGGGAGAGGTTAAGCTTACTTGTCTGCATGCCTTTAAAAGTGAACCTGTTCACGCCTCCACACCAGTGATGTCAGAGCCTGGACTTTCACCCCGGCTTCGGTTGGTTGGTTGCTGATGGTTTGGACAATACCAAGTAATGATTGGTGTCTATCAACCCTGCGATTTCCCTCTGCAGACGTACTCAGCAAGGATGACACCATGTGAGCAAAAAGGGAGGAAAGATTCTTATTTCTGAAAGCTGGGACTTAAGTGGGTGAGCAATACAGAGGACCAAGGCAGAGAGAAATATTCCTGATAACAGGAGAGTTAGCACTTCTTCCCCATTAATAAAGCGTCCTGTGAGAACTGAAGACATGCATTTCCTCTGCCCTTGGTTGAAGTCTTCAGACAGCAAAGTGTGCAGGCATAAAACAGACACACACTCTGTAACCCTCTGTGAGTGAGGCTGGGCAGAGAAAAAAGTTAAGACCCTGGTCATCAAATGTTCAGATCTGTTGGGGATAGTGGTCTTTtgtgtaatatttaaaatactggtgAGTGGGTTGATTCAGTGGGAAAATAAATTCCTGGAAACCATTCTTAGTCTAGAAGGATAGTAAGGACTCCATggatgtgtatggatgtgagagttggactgtaaagaaagctgagtgctgaagaattgatgcttttgaactgtggtgttggagaagactcttgagagtcccttggactgcaaggagatccaactagtccatcctagaggaaatcagtcctgaatattcattggaaggactatgctgaagctgaaactccaatatgttggccacctgttttgaagaaatgactcatttgaaaagaccctgatgctgggaaagactgaaggcaggagaaggggatgacagaggatgagatggttggatggcatcaccgactcaaaggacatgagtttgagtaagctctgggagttggcaatggacagggaggcctggcatgctgcagtccatggggttgcaaagagtcggacatgactgagccactgaactgaactgaactgaactgaactgaaggactccATGAACTCACGTTCCACAGGTAGtggccctcagtttccccaggacACCTTTCCCTAAGGACTGGCGGCCAAGGCACCCAGGGACCAGATGGGCCTTCAGACCCGCCCAGACTGTCCAGGGAGGAGCTGGGGTCCATGCAGTCTGAGAACCAGGTCTGGGGGCCCCCGTGACCACCTGCTCATGTCCTGAATGAGGACATGAGGGGAGGGACCAGGGACCCTGGGTGGCCCCCACTTCCTGTTACCTTGAGTGGGCGTCTGGCCGAACACGAGAGACGAGATCAGGTTGCCCCACACGCCAGACGACTGGAATATGAGAAAGAAGATGCCGAAGTACTGGTTGACCACGTCTTTGCCGACTTGTCCTGTCTTCCGCGCCTGCATGTTCCCCACGATGGTGAGGTAGGTGCCCTGTGCAGACCACAGCGCGGCGGCCCCGAGTCCCACCAGGATGGAGGTGGGGATCAAAGTGTACCTGAGAGACAAAAGTGGACGTGGGCTGCCTtggccccttcctccctccctagcTCCCGGCCTGGCCCAGGGAAGGTCACTGTGTTGTTGGGTTGGCCAGCTTGACTGAGTCACCCTCAGACTCAGATCAATGAGAAAATCAGACACTTTTCTGGTTCAGGGTCATTTGCAAGAGTGAAATTTGGTGTCAGTGCTGTTTTTGTGCTTGGATGCAGCTACAGTGAGCTGGGACAACAGGTAAGACTGGGAGGGCTCTAGATGTTTCTAATGGCAGAAGATTAAACCTGATTTATTATCTATGTATCCACCCACCTCCCTATCTATCGCTCTCTGTCAGGAGGATCCTGTCTGGTAACAAGAGAAAGAATAACGTGAAGCTACCATAGCAgcgtgcttccctgatggctcagcggtaaagaccccacctgcagagcaggagacgtgggttccatccctgggtcaggaagaccccctggagtaggcaatgacaacccacggccgtgttcttgtctggagaaccccctggatggaggagcctggtgggctacagcccatggggtatcaacgagtcggacacgactcagcagcACGTCAGTACATCCTGGATGACAAAGGGTGTCCCTCTAGGAGACGCTTGAGCAGCGTGCCCCTGGAAGCAAGGGTCCCTGTCCGTCCCGGAGCAGGCGGAGCTCAGGTGCAGCCCGGGACACCAGCTCCAGCCCTGCCACATGCACCCTTTGTGATGGGCTGAGCGTGTGAGGTTTGGCCCAGGTCACATTCTGCTCGGTCTCCCTGAAATTCACCCTCCACAGCTTAGGCAGCTTCTCCCCTTGCTGCTGGGTCCGTGAACGTGCCCTCCCTGGCCCAGGAGGGAAGCTGGGGGCTTGTGGAGAGGTCAGGTTGGGAGTCGGGGCATCTTGGCGGGAAAGCAGGGGACGCGGTCACGGCCTGCCCCGGGTGCAGGGCAGGGTGCGGCAGCTGCCGGGAGCGGGCGTACCAGCTGGCGTAGAAGTTGCCGAGAGAGAAGGCCACGTAGCAGCACATGGCGAGCACGAGGGTCCACTTGCAGCCGAGCTTCCCGATGAGGACGGGCGGCAGGAACATGGAGGACAGCAGCATGCCGCCGTAGAGCGTGCTGAGCGCAGCCACGCCCAGGCCCTCCTCGCTGTACAAGCTGCTCTGCGGGGACACGGACGGCGTCAGAGGCCGGGGCCAGGCGCTCCCTGCCGCCTCCCGCCCCCAAGGCCCAGCGGCAGGCCTCCTCTGCTCCAGCCGAGGGAGGGACGGGGCAGACGAGATGGCAGTGGACTCGGATCAAGCTGAGTCAGCAACTCTGGAGACCAGGGACGGGCAGCCCAGGGCCCCTGGCAGCTCAGAGACCGCGgggaggccgggggtgggggggctcagGCTTTTGCAgcacctgcccctgcccccgtcgggagaggggagagggcatCCAGGCAGCCGGGAGCCCTGGGGTCCCCAGGCTCCTCGGGAGATGAGCATTCTGGCTGAGCAAGGAGCCCCGGTCTGAAGCTGTGCAAACACAGATGACGCTTCTCCTAGTGCTGTCCTTTTTAACTTGAGTGCTTAGCGTAGCTTAGTGTGAAGGGGCCAAAAGGTCGGATAGGTACCAGACCCGCTTGGCAAAGGCCATGCCAGGGGTGATGTTTGGTTTTTGCTGTGACAGAAGAACCAGCCTGATTGCTTCTTCCATTTGTTTCACATGTAAAAGGAaagggggggaggaggaggaggggaggagggagtggggaggagagagaggatggggaatgggaggagagtgggaggaaggggaggggaggggaaggggaggggaattgggaggagggatggggaatgggaggaggggagagaggagggggaggatggggagagggaggagggggagggagggaggggaggagagggaaagaaaacaagtgCTCCCCCCAGCAGCCAGACCCTCCCTCTGGAGGGTCCTCCCGACCCTGTTTCCTTCACCTCCACATCCTGATCAGCCCGACCCTGTGGTCATTCGTGGAGGGATGCTGGCTGGCCTCCAGGCCACTGACCAGACACCAGGGGAGAAACATGACCCCAACAGGGTCTCTCCCCTGCAGAAGCCAGAGCCCCAGACTCAGGAAACCACCATGGCCTGAGTGTCGGCAGCAGGCAGACACTGAACTGAGAGCTCCCGCCTTCCTTCTCCTTCCGGCTGGGATGGTGGCCCTGCCCCCTCGGGAAAGCTGGGCACTGTGTCAAGTCGCACACCTGGCTAACTAGTCTAGACGACGCCAAACCCTGACGTAAACACCGGCACCGTTCACCTTCCTTCCTACCaggtgcccccccaccccgcgaGACAGACCGCCGGGGACCCCACCCACCCGCCGGGCGCTCTGCCTCCTGCAGATGGCAGGCCCACAGGCCGAGCTCTCACTCCAGGACTGGCTCTTTCCCTCCGCACCAACGCCCTGCCCTCTGACCATCCTCCTCTGTCCGGATGGTGCCCTTTCTTCAAGCACAGGTCAAGGGTCTCCAGGGGTCTTGAGTTTGGGGAGGTGTGCTTTTTCTGAATCTCCCCGAGTGCCTTGCCCCAAATAGGTACTTAATCGTGTTGGCTGATTAACTGGCACTGAAAACAAGGACTGGACCCATGAAAATTCTAAAATCTGGTTGGAAGTCAGAAGTTGAATAGTCTGCTCTGAAGTGGGGGGTACCTGGAAATTTCTGCTCATAACTAGTCTCCTGGAGCATGGAGCAAGAGAACGGGCTTGGCCAGGGCCCCTTGCTCGAGCCTGACGCCTCCCGACTCGTGAGCTTTCCCCTTCACGTGCTAATGAGAGGCTGGCATCGGGGCTCTGCGCCAGGATGTCCTCCCCCCACAGCCCCACAGCCAACCAGCAGGTACGTCTGTTACTGACCATAGCGCTTCACTGCCCACCGCTGGGAAAGAAGGTGGATCTCAACCTCCAACACGGGAAACGACTTTCAAAAGCAAATACCTCTTTCTTACACGAGTGACCGTGTTCAAAGGCCTGTCTTTGCAAATGTGAGGAGAACCAACTTGCAAAACACCTGCCCAAGAAAAAGCCCGTGGGAGTGACCTGTACTCAACAGCGGGCTGGTCACTCAACTCGATCCGCAGGTCAATCGGTCACAAGCGTGGACCAGCAGCGGCTGATGTGAGGCCCCAGGGATGCTCAAGGAAAAGACAACACCTGCACGGATATCAGGTGTCAGTGATGCCGCCAACAGGCTACCGCAGGGGACAGTGAGCCCTGCCGGGGAGACTCGGGGGCCGACCTCCTAGGAGGACGCGAAGGCCGGGCCTTCTCGCGTCAGAAGACTCTCTGGAAGGCGTGAGACCTGCAGGACGTGGAGGGGACCAGGGAAATGTCAGGAGGTGTAGGTGAGGGGGGGATGTTTAGGGCGTGGGTTACAGAGGCCCCATCCTGAGAGGGGAGCCCCCAGAACAGTCAGATGCTTCAGCCAGAGCCACTAAGCTCTCTTCCAGGGAGATGCAGCTGGACGACTAGACCTGCGGGAGACCCGGACCCCGTCCTGGGGACCTGGAGCAGATCTGTAAGCCCGTGGAGCGCCCCAGGGGGGCTTAAGCAGGAGATGAGCACATATCAATGGCTTCACTCACCAAATGGCCATCAAGTGTGCCAAGCGCTGTCTGAGGCAGGGATACAGCGGTGCCGTTGGTGGGTGGGGGGCCGGCCTCGTGGAATTCACACACCGTGCGGTGTGACCCATAGGACCccaggtgcacacacacagatgtgagACCCCGGGCACGGGGAAGGAGCAGAAGAAATGCGACAGGCACACTGCGATCTGAACGATAAACAGGAGGCTGACGGCTCATGTGGGAGGCAGCGTAGACGTGTGTCTGGGTCCCCAGCAAGTGCACGACCACATCCAGACCGGGGCTGGGACACTGGGCATGCTCATGGCTGCCTTTGCTACCTCTCTGGGGCCCGAGAATGACGCCAAGCAGATGAAAGCAGAAGGAAGTGATGGGGGCAGGCAGATCCCTCCAACGTGGGATTCAGCCACCCCGAAGGCCACATCCGTGCTGTCCTTACATGCTGTTTCTGAAGCCAGTTCCGGCTGCCAGCATTCAGACACAACATGCTCTGGATCAGTGGGCGAGGAGATATAGCCCAATTAGCAGGGACAGAGTGGGGTGAGGGGTAGGTGGGTTCCTCCCATGACAGGTTGGAGGTCTCATTCCCCAGCATCGCTGGTTttctgaggaggaggaggccacgCCAGTGACAGCAGGCCCCAGCGGGTGCCCTGGGGAAGATGTGGCGGCCGGCGTGGCCTCCCCTCAACTGCACGCTCTCCCCACACAGAGGCCGCTCCGACAGGCTCCTGGGGAGGCCCTCAGATCGTGTGTATCCTGGAGGCCCACAGTCCCAAGAGCTGGGAGTCCAGGCAGATCCTAAGGCGGGACCCCCTCCCTGCCCGGCTTCTCGGTCCAGGGGCCAATCTGCTGTCAGATCACAACTGCTCCCTGAGAATTCTGACCCCACCAGCCACGCCAGGGCCCAAGGAGAGTGGCCTGGCCGACTTCCTCCTGTGTGGACGGTGGCACCGATGGGTCCACGCTTTCGCTCAGCTCTCCTTCTGGACACCACTCACCACATTCAACATGAGCTCAGTGCAGCCCCAAAACGCAGGTGCTTCACACATGCTAGGACTTTACGTCACAGAGCGCTGAGCAGTGTCTACAAAGTCATGGGTGATCCTGGCAAGAAAGGGACTGTGCTTCCCCTTCAACTTGACTCTGGGCATCCCCCTGGGCTGAAATTTCATTCTCTGCAAGAGCTTAATCAGAAAAGAGACCAGATAGGGGTTCATTGAGGAAAACATGAACTTGGGGTTCAGGGCTGAATTTGAGCTTCCTCATCAACCACAAGTCCAGAGTTTGCACTGTAACAATGAGAACAGAAGGTTCGAATCTCTACCGCTGTCTTGACCCTCCGATTCTGAGCCCCTTCCGTGTGCTATTCTGGTTCAATACCGTGCGCTCAGTAGGAGCCTGACCGACAGACCTTGCGGGACCACACTACGTGTCATCAGAAACCTTACAAATGCTTCATGGAGGGGCAGCGCCCAAGGCACAGAGCTGGTGAAGGCAGCACCAGGGGCCTGAAGACCGGCTCCTTCCTGCCCAGCCCTGGGGGTTCCTCGAGGCTTCATCCATAGTGAAAGGTCAGACATGAAGTGGAACTACCCAGATCAAGGAGCAAGCAGGAGTCCACGCGGACCTCTGACGCATTCGCGTTACCGCCCCGACCACAGATTCACAGTGATTCGTCGTGTGTCTCCTCTCACCCACAAAAGGCAAGGTGGACCTTATCAAACCACTGACCCAAGTCCAGCTCTCCTCGTCCAAGGGTCAGACACCAGCAGTTGCGCAATCCCGCTGAACTGGGAGCGGGGGCTGCGTGTAGAGCCACGTCTGTGTAGAGGACTGGGGAGGGTGACCTGGGCAGACCCCACGCTCCTCGCCGTCTGCGGCTCGGGTAAGCTTGGTGTCCCGGAGGCGTCCCGGAGGTGAGGTCACGCGGCCGTCGCACACCTACCTGCAGGCTCTGCAGCCCTCCGTAGGCAGTGAAGAGCAGCAGAAACCCCAAGGAGAGCAGGAGGACGTTCTTCAGGTTCCT is a window from the Cervus canadensis isolate Bull #8, Minnesota chromosome 33, ASM1932006v1, whole genome shotgun sequence genome containing:
- the UNC93A gene encoding protein unc-93 homolog A isoform X4 codes for the protein MERNLKNVLLLSLGFLLLFTAYGGLQSLQSSLYSEEGLGVAALSTLYGGMLLSSMFLPPVLIGKLGCKWTLVLAMCCYVAFSLGNFYASWYTLIPTSILVGLGAAALWSAQGTYLTIVGNMQARKTGQVGKDVVNQYFGIFFLIFQSSGVWGNLISSLVFGQTPTQGTVPEEQLQTCGASDCLMAAASTNSTRRPSQDLIYTLMGIYTGCGFLAVLLTAVFLEPVKDAGPEGDSEKRATPFWSTLLSTFKLLRDKRLRLLILLPMLSGFEQAFLSGDYTRSYATCALGIQFVGYVMICFGAVDALCSVLFGRLARHTGRIALFVLGAVTQLACIVALLLWKPHPSQLPVFFVFPGLWGMADAVWQTQNNALFGVLFEKNKEAAFANYRLWEALGFVIAFGYSTFLCVSVKLYVLLGVLGAAMAAYGAVEYLESRKAVGPLAAARTKPAEEGVAQTKL
- the UNC93A gene encoding protein unc-93 homolog A isoform X3, which encodes MPARLVSFREPRSLSGVKLPAGAMERNLKNVLLLSLGFLLLFTAYGGLQSLQSSLYSEEGLGVAALSTLYGGMLLSSMFLPPVLIGKLGCKWTLVLAMCCYVAFSLGNFYASWYTLIPTSILVGLGAAALWSAQGTYLTIVGNMQARKTGQVGKDVVNQYFGIFFLIFQSSGVWGNLISSLVFGQTPTQGTVPEEQLQTCGASDCLMAAASTNSTRRPSQDLIYTLMGIYTGCGFLAVLLTAVFLEPVKDAGPEGDSEKRATPFWSTLLSTFKLLRDKRLRLLILLPMLSGFEQAFLSGDYTRSYATCALGIQFVGYVMICFGAVDALCSVLFGRLARHTGRIALFVLGAVTQLACIVALLLWKPHPSQLPVFFVFPGLWGMADAVWQTQNNALFGVLFEKNKEAAFANYRLWEALGFVIAFGYSTFLCVSVKLYVLLGVLGAAMAAYGAVEYLESRKAVGPLAAARTKPAEEGVAQTKL
- the UNC93A gene encoding protein unc-93 homolog A isoform X2 is translated as MPGQNVTSGCRCSPRARLVSFREPRSLSGVKLPAGAMERNLKNVLLLSLGFLLLFTAYGGLQSLQSSLYSEEGLGVAALSTLYGGMLLSSMFLPPVLIGKLGCKWTLVLAMCCYVAFSLGNFYASWYTLIPTSILVGLGAAALWSAQGTYLTIVGNMQARKTGQVGKDVVNQYFGIFFLIFQSSGVWGNLISSLVFGQTPTQGTVPEEQLQTCGASDCLMAAASTNSTRRPSQDLIYTLMGIYTGCGFLAVLLTAVFLEPVKDAGPEGDSEKRATPFWSTLLSTFKLLRDKRLRLLILLPMLSGFEQAFLSGDYTRSYATCALGIQFVGYVMICFGAVDALCSVLFGRLARHTGRIALFVLGAVTQLACIVALLLWKPHPSQLPVFFVFPGLWGMADAVWQTQNNALFGVLFEKNKEAAFANYRLWEALGFVIAFGYSTFLCVSVKLYVLLGVLGAAMAAYGAVEYLESRKAVGPLAAARTKPAEEGVAQTKL
- the UNC93A gene encoding protein unc-93 homolog A isoform X1, which produces MTTGCRKGQNVTSGCRCSPRARLVSFREPRSLSGVKLPAGAMERNLKNVLLLSLGFLLLFTAYGGLQSLQSSLYSEEGLGVAALSTLYGGMLLSSMFLPPVLIGKLGCKWTLVLAMCCYVAFSLGNFYASWYTLIPTSILVGLGAAALWSAQGTYLTIVGNMQARKTGQVGKDVVNQYFGIFFLIFQSSGVWGNLISSLVFGQTPTQGTVPEEQLQTCGASDCLMAAASTNSTRRPSQDLIYTLMGIYTGCGFLAVLLTAVFLEPVKDAGPEGDSEKRATPFWSTLLSTFKLLRDKRLRLLILLPMLSGFEQAFLSGDYTRSYATCALGIQFVGYVMICFGAVDALCSVLFGRLARHTGRIALFVLGAVTQLACIVALLLWKPHPSQLPVFFVFPGLWGMADAVWQTQNNALFGVLFEKNKEAAFANYRLWEALGFVIAFGYSTFLCVSVKLYVLLGVLGAAMAAYGAVEYLESRKAVGPLAAARTKPAEEGVAQTKL
- the UNC93A gene encoding protein unc-93 homolog A isoform X5 encodes the protein MTTGCRKGQNVTSGCRCSPRARLVSFREPRSLSGVKLPAGAMERNLKNVLLLSLGFLLLFTAYGGLQSLQSSLYSEEGLGVAALSTLYGGMLLSSMFLPPVLIGKLGCKWTLVLAMCCYVAFSLGNFYASWYTLIPTSILVGLGAAALWSAQGTYLTIVGNMQARKTGQVGKDVVNQYFGIFFLIFQSSGVWGNLISSLVFGQTPTQGTVPEEQLQTCGASDCLMAAASTNSTRRPSQDLIYTLMGIYTGCGFLAVLLTAVFLEPVKDAGPEGDSEKRATPFWSTLLSTFKLLRDKRLRLLILLPMLSGFEQAFLSGDYTRSYATCALGIQFVGYVMICFGAVDALCSVLFGRLARHTGRIALFVLGAVTQLACIVALLLWKPHPSQLPVFFVFPGLWGMADAVWQTQNNAHDK
- the UNC93A gene encoding protein unc-93 homolog A isoform X6, producing MLLSSMFLPPVLIGKLGCKWTLVLAMCCYVAFSLGNFYASWYTLIPTSILVGLGAAALWSAQGTYLTIVGNMQARKTGQVGKDVVNQYFGIFFLIFQSSGVWGNLISSLVFGQTPTQGTVPEEQLQTCGASDCLMAAASTNSTRRPSQDLIYTLMGIYTGCGFLAVLLTAVFLEPVKDAGPEGDSEKRATPFWSTLLSTFKLLRDKRLRLLILLPMLSGFEQAFLSGDYTRSYATCALGIQFVGYVMICFGAVDALCSVLFGRLARHTGRIALFVLGAVTQLACIVALLLWKPHPSQLPVFFVFPGLWGMADAVWQTQNNALFGVLFEKNKEAAFANYRLWEALGFVIAFGYSTFLCVSVKLYVLLGVLGAAMAAYGAVEYLESRKAVGPLAAARTKPAEEGVAQTKL